From Serratia fonticola:
CCATTGAAGTAGAGATTCAGCAGCACCGCCGCCACTGAAGAGAGCAAAATGCCGCTGTGCAGCAACGGTTGCAGGCTCGCTGGCATCTGGTTAAAGAAATCAGCCGCCACGATCGGGATCATGCCAAGCCCCAGACTGATGGCGACAATATAGGCGTTATAGCGATTGGTATTGAAGTTGACCCTGGTCAGGATCTTGATGCCGGTAGACAGCACCATGCCAAACATCACGATACCCGCGCCCCCCAAGACAAACTGCGGGATCGAGGCCACCAGAATAGACATTTTGGGGATCAGGCCGAACAGCACCAGAATCAAACCTGCCATCACGCACACCCAGCGGCTGGACACCTGAGTAACGCTTACCAAGCCAATATTCTGGGAGAACGAGGTATGCGGGAACGTATTGAAAATACCGCCGATAATGGTTCCCAGGCCGTCAACCCGCAGCCCACGGACCACATCCTGCTTGGTGGTTGGGCGGCCGACAATTTCCCCCAGCGCCATAAACATGCCCATCGACTCAATAAATACGATCAGCATGACGATCGTCAGGGTGATAATCGAAGCCGGATCAAAGGTGGGCCAACCGAAGGCAAAGGGGCGCACGATGGCAAACCAGGCGGCATCATTCAGGCCAGAAAAGCTGACTTCTCCCATCAGCAGCGCCACCACAAAACCAAAGCCAATCCCCAACAACACGGAAATATTAGAGATAAAGCCTTTGCTAAACCGGGTGATTAGCAAAATAAAAATCAGCACCAGCAACGAGACGCCAATATAGGCCGGGTTACCGTAGTTGGCATTGCCCCTGCCCCCGGCGGCCCAATCTATCCCGACCCGTACAATGCTAAGGCCGATTGAGGTGATCACAATCCCCGTCACCAGGGTTGGGAACAGCGGCATCAAACGGCCCACCAACGGCACCAGCAACGTGGTGATAATTCCAGCCGCAATGGTGGCGCCAAAGATACCGGTCAGGCCGATTTCGGGGTTGGCACCGATGGCCAACATCGGCGTGACGGCAGCGAAGGTGACGGACATGATGACGGGCAACCGAATACCAGCAAAGCGACCAATCCCGATGCATTGCAATAGCGTCACCACGCCACAGCAAAACAGATCGGAGCTGATCAGATAAGCAATCTGCAGCTTATCCAGCCCCAGGCTACCGCCGATCATCAATGGGACGGCAACCGCCCCCGCATACATCACCAGGACATGCTGAAGCCCCAGGGTAAAAAGATGGGCAATGGGTAATATCTCTTCAACTTTATCAATCGGTTTTTCAGTCGTCTGCGCCTTTTCGCCGGGCAAAATAGTATTCAAGTTGGTCATGGAACCTCACTCCTGTACGGCCTTGATCAGGTTGTCATTCCTGATGGCTACGATTCGAGGGCACAGCCTGATAACCCCCCTGATAATGGATGTACGGCACGAGTTCCGGGCATGCATATTGTGTGCAGAGTGGGCGGTTCTCAGGTGGTATTGTGCAGGAGAGTGTTTTAAATGCGAAAACCATCACAGATGAGGCTTAATTTATTTCGATTTAATTAACATTATATTAGATAAAAAATAACACTCACCATCGGCGAAAATGGCGCAATTGATAAAATTACCAATATGATTCGTCTCAATTTGAGATCCCACCACCGTACCCAGCCGATAAACCGATAGCAGCGCATGTTGCAATTTTGGTTGGCAAAATCTTCCACCGGTAGCTAATTCCTTGATTGCCCCTCATTCCCGGGTTTCCACAGCCAACCAGAGGCCTACTATCAAAAGTAACAAGCCGATAACTCGCATAGGCATGGTTAATAATTAGCCTATTTATGGTTTATTTATGAGCGATAACTGTGTATATTACCACCACTCAGAAGGAATGAGTCAGGCGATCCGGCCACTCCATTACAGGGATAGACGTTCAGTTGCTCTTTCAGAAATCTTTTATGCTTAAATTTTTTGCTGTATTTCTCACTTGCTCAGCTTTTTGCATGAGCTTTTCCGCTTCAGCCAGTTCCGGCCACAATAATACTCAGGAGCTAAAAAAAATCCTGTCGCATTATGACCGATGGGAAGGAGTTCGATACAAATTCGGGGGTAACTCGCGCAAAGGCATCGACTGCTCAGCCTATATGCAGCGCGTGTTTCAAGATGAGTTTGCCGTCAGCTTGCCACGCAGCACTGGTGAACAAATGAAACTGGGTTCACGAGTAGCTAAAAGCCAGTTACACACGGGCGATCTGGTGTTTTTCAAAACCTCATCCCGTCAGCGCCACGTCGGCGTTTATATCGGAGAGGGTGAGTTTGTTCACGCCTCTACCAGTATGGGCGTCACCGTTTCCAGCCTGGATAATCAATACTGGGGCGCGCGTTACGAACTGGCCCGGCGTATCAATGGCAGCGATGCATAAAACTGCCCACCAAGCCAAACCGCCGGTTACCAGACCGGCAGCCAAGACTAGGATCACAGCTTCTTGCGGTTACGGCGCATATCGATAGCCACCGCGGCCACGATGATCATGCCTTTGATAATGTCCTGAATGTAGGAATCCACACCGATAAAGGTAAAGCCACTTTTGATCAGGCCGAGGATCACCGCGCCGATCAGCGTGCCGGTAATGCGCCCCACTCCGCCCATCAGGCTACTGCCACCGATGACCGCTGCGGCAATGGCGTCCAACTCATAAGACACCCCCATGCTCGACTGCCCGCTACTGACTCGTGCCGCCAGCACCACGCCCGCTAATCCTGCCAACCCACCCGCAATGGTGTAGACCGTCACCAGGTATTTATTGACGTTGATCCCAGAGACCCTGGCCGAAGTCATGTTGCCGCCGATGGCATACACGTATTTGCCATAACGGGTGTGCTTCAGGGCGATATGGAAAATCACCGCCACCACCAGGAAGATAATCACCGGCATGGCACCTTGGCCAATCGAGGTGAAACCGTCCGACAGGAAGCTGACCGGATTACCTTTGGTGTAATACTGTGCCAAACCACGGGCAGAAACCATCATCCCCAAGGTGGCGATAAACGGTGGAATGCCGGTGCGGGTGATCAAGAACCCGTTGATAAATCCGCAAATAATCCCCACCCCAATCCCGGCCCCGATGGGGATCGCGGCGGGCAGATCCAGCAGGCCCGGATACATTGGCGAAATGCTTTCGGAGGTTTGCGCCAGGCTGGCCGCCACCACCGCCGTCAGGGCAATCAACGAGCCAGAAGAGAGATCGATACCGGTGGTAATGATGACCTGGGTGACGCCAACGGCGATGATGCCAATGATCGCCACCTGCAAGACGATCAGCAGCAGGCGGTTCGGGTTAAGCAGGAACGACTGATCGCGCACGTACCAGCCCAGCATTTCAAAAATCAGCGCAATACCGATCATGACGATAAAGATGCCGGTATCTTTCGGCAGCTTGCCGCTAAAACCGGCAAACAGCGAGGCTTTGACTGGCTGAGTTTCCACTTTGACGTTATTCATTATGTTTTACCTTTGCGTTATTCCGAGGCCAACGCCATGATTTTTTCCTGGTCTGCTTCATCTTTATCCAGGATCCCCGTAATGCGTCCGGCGTGCATCACCATGACGCGATCGCTCATGCCGAGTATTTCCGGCAGTTCGGACGAAACCAAAATAATGGCGACGCCACGGTGCGCCAATTCGCTGATCAGGCGATAAATTTCTGCCTTGGCCCCCACGTCGATACCGCGCGTGGGTTCATCCAGGATCAGGATCTTCGGCTGCGCCAATAGCCAGCGGGCAATCAAGACCTTCTGCTGGTTACCGCCGCTGAGGTTATTGATAATCTGGTCCATCGTCGGGGTTTTAATATTGAGTTTGCTAATTTGCTCCATGCAGTCTTTAGCCATTTGCGTCTGGCTGACAAAGCCGTTTTTGCTGGTATAGGCGGAAAGGTTGACGATGCTCATGTTCTCCACCACCGATAGCACCAGAAACAGACCAGACTTTTTACGGTCTTCGGTGAGGAATGCCAGCCCTTGCTCGATGGCTTTGGAGGGGGAATCTATTTTTACCGGCAAGCCTTCAATATAAATCTCGCCCCCCTCGGCCGGGTGCATACCAAACAGGCTCTCCATCACTTCGCTGCGCCCTGCGCCCACCAGCCCGGCAACTCCGAGGATTTCCCCACGCTTAACCGCAAAGGAGATATCGTGGAACCAGCCGCTGCGCCGCAACCCGGCCACACGCAACACCTCTTCACCGATATTGTTATTGAACTTGGGGAACATCTGGGTCAGCTCGCGGCCCACCATCATGGTGATTAGCGACTGTTTGGTCAGATTCTCGGTTTTATCACTGGCGATCGAGGTACCATCGCGGAAGATGCTGACCTCGTCGGTGATGGCAAAGATTTCATCCATTTTGTGGCTGATATAGATAATGCCTTTGCCCTGCTGCTTCAGTTCACGAATGATCGCAAACAGATGCACCACTTCCCCTTCCGTTAATGCCGAGGTCGGCTCATCCATGATCAATACGTCGGCGTTATAAGACACCGCCTTGGCAATCTCGACCATCTGTTGGTTGGCGATGCTCAGCGTGCCTAGTTGAGTTTCCGGGTCTAATTTAATCTTGAGATGCGCCAACAGCTCACGGGTTTTGCGGTTTAATTCCTCGTGATTGACAAAACCCAGCTTGGCGGGTTCACGCCCCAACCAGATATTTTCTGCCACCGTCATATGCGGCACCAGGTTCAGCTCCTGGTGGATCATGGAGATGCCCGAGTGCAAGGCCGCCAGCGTATCGTTAAACGTCACCGGCTGCCCTTTGACCTTGATGGTGCCAGCATCGGGCCGGTAAATACCGATTAAGCACTTCATCAGCGTTGATTTACCGGCACCGTTTTCCCCCATTAACGCATGCACGCTGCCCGGTTTGATCTTGAGCGACACGTTATCCAACGCCTTAACGCCCGGGAACTGCTTGCTGATGCCTTCCGCCTCCAGCACATAAGGATACATACTGATAACCTCCGCCGTTATCCTGCCGATAGCTGTGAACGATGCCCCTCACGTTAGGCAAGGGGCCGGTTGGTCATTACTTTTTGTTCTTGTCGGCAAAGTCTTGGTAATTGGCTTTGGTGATCAGTTGGTAAGGGATCATGACGCTGCTTTCGACCTTCTCGCCTTTGACCAGTTGAATGGCCGTTTGTACAGCCCCTTCCCCCTGGCCTTTGGCATCCTGGAAGATGCTGAGGCTCAAATCCCCCTTCTTGATAAACTCCAGGGCATCCGGGGTGCCGTCGACACCCGCTACCAGCACGCCGGTTTTCTTCGCCTGTTTCAGCGCCAGAATGGCACCGATCGCCATCTCATCGTTATTGGAAGCAATGGCATCAATCTGCTGGCCGGAGAGGATCCAGTCGGTCGTCACGTCAACCGCCTCTTTGCGGAAAAACTTGGCGGTTTGCTTATCGATAATGTGAATATTCGGATATTGGGCCACCACTTCCTCAACGCCGCGGGTCCGGTCACGGGTGGCTTCGCTGGAGAGTTCACCGAGCAGGATCATCACGTTGCCCTTGCCGTTCATCAGCTTGGCCAGTTCTTCCATCTGCAGCTTGCCCGCCAGTTTGGAATCTGAACCTACATAGGCCATACCCGCTGGCAGGGTGGCTTCTGGCCGACGGTTGACGAACACCAGTGGAATATGGGCGTTCTCCGCCAGTTTGATCATTGGCTTGACGCCCTGGGTATCCACCGGGTTAAGGATGATGGCGTCGACCCCTTGACTGACGAAGTTCTCTATCTGCTGGATCTGCTGTGCGATATCGCCTTTGGCATCTTCAAACTGGCCGCTGACGTTACCTTCCTGCTTCATTTTGTTCTGCATGGATTGGCGCAGGATGGTCAGGAAGTTGTCATCAAAGTAGGCCATCGACACGCCGATCTTGATATCTTTGGCTAACACCGAGGCTGGCAGCATGCACATCAGTAGCGAGGTGACGATCAATTTCTTCAGCTTCATGTTCTGTACCCTTTAATCGTTAGAGTGAAGAGGCCTGTTGATTTGACGGCTAATGAAAAATATTTTTTACATTCAAACAACAATCCGCTCGTTATTATCGCCTTAAAACCCTGTTCCACCTGGCATCGCATCAGTTAATACTGGTTATGAGATGCCTGGGAATAATTAAAAATTAACTTTAAAACAATGCGTTGAAATGAAATCCTGATGTAATTGTTAAATACCCCATTCAGTCGTTAAACGTTTATTTCAAAAATTAGACTAATGAAATTTTTTAACCCAAACAAGCGAAACGTGCGTTTTGGAATGGGCAAATAACAAAAATATGACAGGGATCTAACAAATGGACGCAAAGTGACCGCTGTTCCCCCTCACCCCAGCCCTCTCCCATTGTAAAATCGGAGGATCCCATAAACAGCTGTTTAAGGGAGAGGGAGCGGGTACGGTGTTGTAGGTAAGAACGGAAGTCAGTCTGGAGGTATAAGGCAGAACGCCGTAGTCAACATTCGGTTCCCTCTCCCTTCTGGGAGAGAGTTAGAGTGATGGGGATGTTAGTTTTGTTCTGAGACCAGCACGGCCAGCGTATCCGGCTCCAGGGCGCGGAAGATGTGCGGCCGGTCGGCTGGGTAGCAAATATAATCCCCGGCATTCAGCTCGGCAGGCTCTTCCACCAGCCCGACCAAGGCGCGCCCTTGGGTGATGACGATGTGTTCTACCGAGCCTAACGGATGCGGATGAGAAAGACGGTCGGCTCCCGGCTGGGTCGTCAGCAGATAGATATCCCGCCGGGCGCCAGGCGGACAGGTTGCCAACAGCACTGCCGTATAGTTAGCCACTTCCGACACCACCGCAGCCCCTTCCCCGCGTCGGATCACCTGCGTTTTACTCTGCTGCGGCTCCATCAAACGCGCAAAGGGGATATCCAGCGCAACGCAGAGTGCCCACAGCGTTTCCAGACTCGGATTGCCATTCCCCGCTTCCAGTTGTGACAGCGTGGATTTGGCAATTCCTGCCCGGCGGGCAATTTCTGCCAACGAGAGGCCTGTACGCTGGCGTTCGCGCACCAGAGCTTCCGCAATGATATTGATGGGTTGTTTCATAGGTCGCGTAACTCACCTTATAACGAACGATCGTTCGACTTGTAAATCGAGATTGAAGTGTTCATTATAATAGAACAACCGTTCGTTTTGAGAAAGGCAGTGAGAAAAATAGTATGGCTAAACACTTTTTCCCCTCGCTTGATAAGGGCGTGATCAAAGGGATCGCGCTGGTCTGCCTGGCAGACGGCATCGTGGGGATCTCCTATGGTTCATTGGCGACCGGCCTGGGTTTCGAACTCTGGGTCCCACTGATGCTGTCGTTGCTGGTGTTGGCGGGTGCCTCTGAATTTCTGTTTATCGGCATCGTAGCCAGCGGTGGTAGCCCCTTTGCTGCGGCGGCTGCCGGGCTGCTGGTTAATGCACGCCACCTGCCTTTCGGTATGGCAGTGAAAGAGGTGATCGAGCGCAGCCGCTTTAAGTTATTGGGTTGCCATATCATGAACGACGAAAGCGTGGTGTTCGGCATTTCCCAACCGACGTTGGCCAAAAAACGGGCAGCCTACTGGCTCTGTGGGCTGGGGATCGCCGCCTGCTGGCCGTTGGGCGTGTTGATTGGTGGCACCATCGGTAGCTTTATTCCCGATATCAATGCCATCGGGCTGGACGCCGTGTTCCCCACCATTTTGCTGGCCTTGATTGTTGGTTCGCTGAAAAAACTACGCACCAGCATTTCTGCCTGCTCCGGCACCCTGATTGCCCTGGCTAGCGTGCCCTTGGTACCGATTGGCATGCCGGTGCTGTTTTCACTGTTGGGTTTACTGATCAGAAAGCGAGAAAAATAATGGGTAACCAAACACTCATCATCGGCATTCTGATCCTGGCCAGCGGCACCTTTGCGTTTCGCTTTGCCGGTTTCCTGCTGGGCCGCAGCCTGAGCTTTTCTGACCGGGTTCAGGCCTTGCTCGCCGACTCTGCCACCACATTGCTGCTGGCCGTAGCAGTGATCGCGACGCTGTTCGAAGGGCAGCACTTTGCCGGTTATGCCCGTTTAGGCGGTGTGGCCGTGGGAGCATTATTAGCCTGGCGGAAAACGCCGCTAATCGTGGTGCTGCTGGCTGCGGCGGCAGTGACGGCGCTGTTGCGGGTAGTCGGTGTGGCATAACTCACTGCTGGCCGGGTATGATGGCGGCCGGCAGGTATGCTGCCTCACCGGAGATGGGATAGAAATGGAGAAGCTCGCCACTTTAGCCGTAGTTGGAATAGTGCTGCTTGCGCCTTGGACAGCGCTACAGGCCGTGACGCCAGTGGGCCCAGGTTTTCCCCCTGACCGACCTGCTTCACTGTTTGACTGTCAGGCTCCGTTGATCAAGCTGTTAGCCAGCAGCAATCAGGCGCTGATCCGGGCGGAGAAAGTGCCAGCGAACAAGCTGGAAATCAATATTGAACCACGGGCCAACGGCATACAGGCCATTCAACTGTTCGATCGCCGCAAGTCAGCCTCGCCCGATTCGCCAGGGGCCGGACATCTTGGTTGGGTCATGTACGATCCGCACACCGGCCAGCTACTGGATAACAGCGCCGACGAACAGCATCCGCAACCGCTCACCTTTAATCCACAGTACGGCAAGCAATATCAGCAATGCCTACAGAAAGAGCAGCGCTGTGCGACCATTCTGGACCAGATGAAATTAGGCGCCATCATTGCCGATTCCCCTAAATATGTGGTGCGTGGTAAAGGCCGGGCTTATTTTCACGCCACCCCCACCGAGCAGTGCGTCAATGAATCTCAATTTGTGATCCCGGATGACAAGGTGCAGGTGGTGGGGTATGCCGCGCTTGAGCCCGTCGAAGGCGAGAAAAATGGCTATTTGTTAGTCGGTTATGGCAATACCTCCGGCTGGATCAACGTTGATCGTCTGGCCCCGCTCGACGAGATTTGCCACGATGCGCAGGCCAGCGCCGAATCCGCAATAAGCAAAACGGCCTCGCCTGCGGCGAAGTATCTGGTGAAGAGTAAGAAACTCTATTTTTACGACTCGCCGGATAAGCTCTGCCAGGATGAGGGCGGAAAGTTTGTCGTCAATGGCGATAGCGTTACCGCCACGCACGGGCAAGCTTATAAGGGATTTTTGTTTGTGAGTTATCTTCATCCCAAAACCGGCGATAAAACCACGGGCTGGGTGAAGACTGATGGTTTGACGGCGC
This genomic window contains:
- a CDS encoding AzlD domain-containing protein: MGNQTLIIGILILASGTFAFRFAGFLLGRSLSFSDRVQALLADSATTLLLAVAVIATLFEGQHFAGYARLGGVAVGALLAWRKTPLIVVLLAAAAVTALLRVVGVA
- a CDS encoding sugar ABC transporter substrate-binding protein; the encoded protein is MKLKKLIVTSLLMCMLPASVLAKDIKIGVSMAYFDDNFLTILRQSMQNKMKQEGNVSGQFEDAKGDIAQQIQQIENFVSQGVDAIILNPVDTQGVKPMIKLAENAHIPLVFVNRRPEATLPAGMAYVGSDSKLAGKLQMEELAKLMNGKGNVMILLGELSSEATRDRTRGVEEVVAQYPNIHIIDKQTAKFFRKEAVDVTTDWILSGQQIDAIASNNDEMAIGAILALKQAKKTGVLVAGVDGTPDALEFIKKGDLSLSIFQDAKGQGEGAVQTAIQLVKGEKVESSVMIPYQLITKANYQDFADKNKK
- a CDS encoding AzlC family ABC transporter permease; the protein is MAKHFFPSLDKGVIKGIALVCLADGIVGISYGSLATGLGFELWVPLMLSLLVLAGASEFLFIGIVASGGSPFAAAAAGLLVNARHLPFGMAVKEVIERSRFKLLGCHIMNDESVVFGISQPTLAKKRAAYWLCGLGIAACWPLGVLIGGTIGSFIPDINAIGLDAVFPTILLALIVGSLKKLRTSISACSGTLIALASVPLVPIGMPVLFSLLGLLIRKREK
- a CDS encoding sugar ABC transporter ATP-binding protein yields the protein MYPYVLEAEGISKQFPGVKALDNVSLKIKPGSVHALMGENGAGKSTLMKCLIGIYRPDAGTIKVKGQPVTFNDTLAALHSGISMIHQELNLVPHMTVAENIWLGREPAKLGFVNHEELNRKTRELLAHLKIKLDPETQLGTLSIANQQMVEIAKAVSYNADVLIMDEPTSALTEGEVVHLFAIIRELKQQGKGIIYISHKMDEIFAITDEVSIFRDGTSIASDKTENLTKQSLITMMVGRELTQMFPKFNNNIGEEVLRVAGLRRSGWFHDISFAVKRGEILGVAGLVGAGRSEVMESLFGMHPAEGGEIYIEGLPVKIDSPSKAIEQGLAFLTEDRKKSGLFLVLSVVENMSIVNLSAYTSKNGFVSQTQMAKDCMEQISKLNIKTPTMDQIINNLSGGNQQKVLIARWLLAQPKILILDEPTRGIDVGAKAEIYRLISELAHRGVAIILVSSELPEILGMSDRVMVMHAGRITGILDKDEADQEKIMALASE
- a CDS encoding NlpC/P60 family protein, with product MLKFFAVFLTCSAFCMSFSASASSGHNNTQELKKILSHYDRWEGVRYKFGGNSRKGIDCSAYMQRVFQDEFAVSLPRSTGEQMKLGSRVAKSQLHTGDLVFFKTSSRQRHVGVYIGEGEFVHASTSMGVTVSSLDNQYWGARYELARRINGSDA
- a CDS encoding ABC transporter permease; the protein is MNNVKVETQPVKASLFAGFSGKLPKDTGIFIVMIGIALIFEMLGWYVRDQSFLLNPNRLLLIVLQVAIIGIIAVGVTQVIITTGIDLSSGSLIALTAVVAASLAQTSESISPMYPGLLDLPAAIPIGAGIGVGIICGFINGFLITRTGIPPFIATLGMMVSARGLAQYYTKGNPVSFLSDGFTSIGQGAMPVIIFLVVAVIFHIALKHTRYGKYVYAIGGNMTSARVSGINVNKYLVTVYTIAGGLAGLAGVVLAARVSSGQSSMGVSYELDAIAAAVIGGSSLMGGVGRITGTLIGAVILGLIKSGFTFIGVDSYIQDIIKGMIIVAAVAIDMRRNRKKL
- a CDS encoding helix-turn-helix domain-containing protein, translating into MKQPINIIAEALVRERQRTGLSLAEIARRAGIAKSTLSQLEAGNGNPSLETLWALCVALDIPFARLMEPQQSKTQVIRRGEGAAVVSEVANYTAVLLATCPPGARRDIYLLTTQPGADRLSHPHPLGSVEHIVITQGRALVGLVEEPAELNAGDYICYPADRPHIFRALEPDTLAVLVSEQN